In the Gibberella moniliformis mitochondrion, complete genome genome, GGAAAAGTTTCCATAGGTAGGGTAAGATATTTGCTAAGTATTATGTTTTATACATCTAGGTGTTCGAATCACCTCTTTTCCGTAGTCTGCATATATAGCTTTAGCTTTAGCTTTATTTCGGTACGGAGGCTGTAGCGTATTTTATGGGGGTAGCTTTAGCTTGCGGATATTTCGTGCGTGCTTAGTGTGGCTTCGCGATTTTCTCCGAAAATATGAAGGGGGGGCGAAAAATATGCTTAGAACAAAGAGCTTTATAAAAAAAATTTATTTTTTTTTTTATAGCCTGGCAGCGCTAGAGCTTGCGCCTCTAGGTGAGCTGGCGCCTTCGGAGAAAATCGCTGCGCAAGCTAAAGCTCTTGGGGAAAATCGCGCAAGCTCGTGATAAAGCTCCCTTAACAAGGAGGAGTACCCTTTGTTAGTAGGGCGCTTCGCTCTATGAAGGTGCAAGCTTTGCGCGTTCATAGCGGCTGCGCTAGAGCTTGCGCCTTCTTCTAGAAAGGCGCAAGCTCGTGCTAAAGCTCCTCCTTCGGCTGTCTATTTGAGCCTCTATAGCTCAACGGTAGAGCATAATACTGTTAATATTATGATAGATGTTCGATTCATCTTAGGGGCTTTTAATATGTGTATAAAACTAAAAGATTTATAATATATAATATATATGACAAATTTAATAAGAAGTAATTTTCAGGATCATCCCTTCCATTTAGTGTCACCGTCTCCTTGACCGCTGTATACAAGTATTGCTTTATTTGCAGTAACAGTGAACGGAGCATTATCAATGCACTTATTTAATAATAGCTATATAGTGTTTTACTTATCATTAATAACATTAGTAGCATCTATGTCTTTCTGATTTAGAGATATAATAGCAGAGGGTACATATTTAGGAAATCATACATTAGCAGTGCAAAAGGGGTTAAATCTAGGAGTAATACTATTTATAGTATCTGAAGGTTTATTTTTTGTAGCTATCTTTTGAGCATTCTTTCATAGTGCATTAACACCTACTGTAGAATTAGGAGCTCAATGACCACCTATGGGTATAGAACCAGTAAACCCATTTGAATTACCATTACTTAACACAGTAATTTTATTATCTAGTGGAGCAACTATTACTTATGCACACCACTCATTAATAAAAGGAGAAAGAAGAGGAGCTTTATACGGTTCTATCTTTACAGTTCTATTAGCTTTAATATTCACTTTTTTCCAAGGGGTAGAATATAGCGTTTCTTCCTTTACTATTAGTGACGGTGTATTTGGAACATGTTTCTTCTTCGGTACAGGTTTCCACGGATTACATGTTATTATAGGTACAATATTCTTATCAGTGGCTTTATGAAGAATATATTCATACCATTTAACAGATCATCACCATCTTGGTTATGAAGCTGGAATATTATACTGACATTTCGTGGATGTAGTCTGACTTTTCTTATATGTATCTATGTATTATTGAGGTTCTTAATTTATTAAGGCTTTTGCTTTTACCTGGTGGTAATTAAGGCGCTACTTTAGCTAGCGCATAACAAGAGCGTAGCTATGAAGGCGAAGACACGCTTGCTAGCAAGCTAGAAAAAAAGCATTTTTTTGGCTAGCTTACTTCGTAGCCCTCCTACACTTTTTACCATTAGAGTAATAAGGAAGCTAAAAGCTAAAAGCAAACTAAAGCTCTGTATTTTTTTTTATAAAGCTCTGTATTTTTCTTATAGCTGCTAGTTCCTGCGTAATAGTCATAGGTATTATTGTTCTATTTGGCATGCTAAAACCTTATATATAAATGCTAATAAGATTAAGTCTTAATTCAGACGGTAATCTATTTTATATAGAAAAAAGATAAAATAATCTTGCTTATTACTAGTATGCAGGAATCGGGACGCAAGCCCAATAAAGGCTTTGCAGACTTGCTTTTAGTTAGTTGTAATTAAGGGCTATTAACTAAATATAGCCAAATACTTATCCCTTTATCTGGCACAGAGCTAGTTTTAGTTTGTTAGCTAAAGCTCGCAGACTCTTCGGGGGAAGATATGGAGTAAGAAGAATATGGACAAAGGAGTTATGTATAGGGGGTGCGCAAGCTAAAGCTCGATATTTTTATAACTTTAGCTTGCGGATTTTTCGTGCTTAGTGTTCCGGGCTTCGCTAGAGCTTGCGCCTTTTTAGAAGGCGCAAGCTCGTGCTAAAGCTCGGGGGCTATAAAAAAATTTCTTTTTTTTTTTTTAGCTCTTCGTTTTAAGGCGCCGAAAAATATGCATCCGCGTCATTTAAAGATAGCTAGTAAAAAAAAAATGTATTTTTTTTTCGTGCTTATTACGAGCTTGCGCCTCCTATTCTTATTAGAAGAATAGGAATTACAGCGCTAGCTTGAAAAATCGCAAGGCTACTGTAGTATTATCCGTAGCACTATGCATCCCTCGTCCATTGTAGCAAGCAAGTTAAAATTATGTTACAGGTTAAAAGACAAGATATAATTTTATTGCTATCCTAAATATTAGGTTAATATAAATAAAAAAAAAATACAATGTATTATCAACTCCTAGCTATTCCTGAAATTTTCTCGAATGGATATTTAACCGGATCTTTAGATATAATAAACATAACAGCTTTATTATGCGGTATTTTAATAATAATTAATAAAAACCCTATTGTATCAGTAATATTTCTAATAGGTTTATTTGCAAATATATCAGTATATTTAATATTAATAGG is a window encoding:
- the cox3 gene encoding cytochrome c oxidase subunit 3, which encodes MTNLIRSNFQDHPFHLVSPSPWPLYTSIALFAVTVNGALSMHLFNNSYIVFYLSLITLVASMSFWFRDIIAEGTYLGNHTLAVQKGLNLGVILFIVSEGLFFVAIFWAFFHSALTPTVELGAQWPPMGIEPVNPFELPLLNTVILLSSGATITYAHHSLIKGERRGALYGSIFTVLLALIFTFFQGVEYSVSSFTISDGVFGTCFFFGTGFHGLHVIIGTIFLSVALWRIYSYHLTDHHHLGYEAGILYWHFVDVVWLFLYVSMYYWGS